A stretch of Triticum aestivum cultivar Chinese Spring chromosome 1D, IWGSC CS RefSeq v2.1, whole genome shotgun sequence DNA encodes these proteins:
- the LOC123182837 gene encoding late embryogenesis abundant protein, group 3-like, whose product MASNQNQASYHAGETKARTEEKTGQMMGATKDKAGQTTEATKQKAGETAEATKQKTGQATEATKQKAGETADATKQKAAEAKDKTAQTAQAAKEKTYETAQSAKERAAQGKDQTASTLGEKTEAAKQKAAETTEAARQKAAEATEAAKQKASETAQYTKESAVAGKDKTGSVLQQAGETVVNAVVGAKDAVANTLGMGGDNATKDTTTGATTKDTTTRNH is encoded by the exons ATGGCCTCCAACCAGAACCAGGCCAGCTACCACGCCGGCGAGACCAAGGCCCGTACAGAG GAGAAGACCGGGCAGATGATGGGCGCGACCAAGGACAAGGCCGGGCAGACCACGGAGGCCACCAAGCAGAAGGCCGGCGAGACGGCCGAGGCAACGAAGCAGAAGACTGGCCAGGCCACGGAGGCTACCAAGCAGAAGGCCGGCGAGACGGCCGATGCCACCAAGCAGAAGGCCGCCGAGGCCAAGGACAAGACGGCGCAGACGGCGCAGGCGGCCAAGGAGAAGACGTACGAGACGGCGCAGtcggccaaggagcgcgccgccCAGGGCAAGGACCAGACCGCCAGCACCCTCGGCGAGAAGACGGAGGCGGCGAAGCAGAAGGCCGCCGAGACCACGGAGGCGGCCAGGCAGAAGGCCGCCGAGGCGACCGAGGCGGCCAAGCAGAAGGCGTCGGAGACGGCGCAGTACACCAAGGAGTCCGCCGTCGCCGGCAAGGACAAGACCGGCAGCGTCCTCCAGCAGGCCGGCGAGACGGTGGTGAACGCCGTGGTGGGCGCCAAGGACGCCGTGGCCAACACGCTGGGCATGGGCGGTGACAACGCCACCAAGGACACCACCACCGGCGCCACCACCAAGGACACCACCACCAGGAATCACTAG